A region of Desulfurobacteriaceae bacterium DNA encodes the following proteins:
- a CDS encoding glycosyltransferase family 39 protein has product MKNKRFLLLLILSFLLLVLPNGFFTCFDKDEPKYLEAAREMIEKGDYITPYYNYEYRFDKPILVYWLIVLGYKLFGINEFGGGFFVSIFGVFTVLILYWWLRRWKSENLAFWSALTLLSMVYFVGMATVAMPDVVLLFFITASLIFFFEGYHRKKEEFYLLAFASSGMATLTKGPVGIVLPGIIAVVYLTLRRDLIRTLKEIPWIKGFTIFFLIVTPWYFAVLKKHGYHFFKDFVLFHNVHRFLSKVPGHPTQWWYYLANYVWIYLPWSLVFPFAVYKAFKERKFITDNVIMFSVVWFFGVFTFFQIAHTKLTHYLLPSFPAFSVVVSWYLLNFEKRLVNYLIVLLLVIASVVVTAAFTLKGFPPISYLLVAPTLLAAIILIFKKSNPLKIAVVFLILTSLSLKWIVLPSLQELRAKPQAGELIRDLAKNCQSCKFYFLHFRSPEVVYHFRTGKLENIHDFRKAEEMLKSEEPVVFVTRENRLKNIKNTRFYLLFKKEEFLTKRKIVVISNYPKEKLNARE; this is encoded by the coding sequence ATGAAGAATAAAAGGTTCCTTTTACTCTTGATTCTTTCTTTTCTACTCCTGGTTCTACCTAACGGTTTCTTTACCTGTTTTGACAAGGATGAACCTAAGTACTTAGAAGCAGCAAGAGAAATGATAGAAAAGGGAGATTACATAACTCCTTACTATAACTACGAGTACAGATTTGACAAGCCTATACTCGTTTATTGGCTAATAGTCTTAGGATATAAGCTTTTTGGAATAAACGAATTTGGAGGAGGATTTTTTGTTTCCATTTTTGGGGTTTTTACAGTTTTAATTCTTTACTGGTGGTTAAGAAGATGGAAAAGTGAAAATCTCGCTTTTTGGTCGGCACTTACTCTGCTTTCAATGGTTTACTTTGTTGGAATGGCTACAGTAGCAATGCCAGATGTAGTTTTACTCTTTTTTATAACAGCTTCTTTAATCTTTTTCTTTGAAGGATACCATAGAAAGAAAGAGGAATTTTATCTTCTTGCTTTTGCATCTTCCGGAATGGCAACTCTTACAAAAGGTCCAGTTGGAATAGTTCTTCCTGGAATTATTGCAGTAGTATACCTAACCTTAAGAAGAGACCTAATAAGGACTTTAAAAGAAATTCCATGGATAAAAGGATTTACTATCTTCTTTTTGATAGTTACTCCCTGGTACTTCGCAGTTTTAAAGAAACATGGTTATCACTTCTTTAAAGATTTTGTTCTTTTCCACAACGTTCATCGTTTTCTCTCAAAAGTTCCAGGGCATCCTACTCAATGGTGGTATTACCTTGCTAACTATGTATGGATATATCTTCCTTGGAGTCTTGTTTTTCCTTTTGCAGTTTACAAAGCGTTTAAGGAAAGAAAGTTTATTACCGACAACGTAATAATGTTTTCAGTAGTTTGGTTCTTTGGAGTTTTTACCTTCTTTCAAATAGCCCATACAAAGTTAACCCACTACCTTCTGCCCTCATTCCCAGCTTTTAGCGTAGTTGTAAGCTGGTATCTTCTAAACTTTGAAAAGAGGTTGGTAAACTACTTAATAGTTCTCTTGCTTGTAATCGCCTCTGTTGTTGTTACTGCCGCCTTTACCCTAAAAGGGTTTCCACCTATTTCTTACCTTTTAGTAGCTCCTACACTCCTTGCTGCCATAATACTAATTTTCAAGAAATCAAATCCTTTAAAGATAGCGGTAGTTTTCTTAATACTTACATCTCTATCTTTAAAATGGATAGTACTACCTTCTTTACAGGAACTTAGGGCAAAACCACAAGCAGGAGAACTTATAAGGGACCTTGCTAAAAACTGTCAAAGTTGTAAATTTTACTTTCTTCACTTTAGAAGTCCAGAAGTCGTCTATCATTTCAGAACTGGAAAATTGGAGAATATTCATGATTTCAGAAAAGCCGAAGAGATGCTAAAGTCAGAAGAACCCGTGGTCTTCGTAACTAGAGAAAATCGCCTAAAAAATATAAAGAATACAAGATTTTACTTGCTATTTAAAAAGGAGGAGTTTTTAACAAAACGTAAAATTGTAGTGATATCAAACTATCCTAAGGAGAAGTTAAATGCTAGAGAATAA